A stretch of Procambarus clarkii isolate CNS0578487 chromosome 80, FALCON_Pclarkii_2.0, whole genome shotgun sequence DNA encodes these proteins:
- the LOC123746197 gene encoding uncharacterized protein encodes MWSIQVLLTVMVVWRPPLSYSLQYSENTRADRFLSLFTVVRFKNSECKSLGSDVGICYSYPECRRGGGHGSGHCAEGYGSCCITTLGCSSSTSNNCTYVESPGYPSTFNDAATCTHTITFPANVCQVRMDVVEVDLAPPTTQGNCIDDGLTFSQDIKWEKVCGTTTDTHFYLDVDSSVSTSLTLTFNTGTASYPRKWKVRLCQICCDQISLAPSGCGQYFTVPAGTIKGWNYGGIYLSGQNYAICVRRELNKCSTTYQDLRDSKFVPICGDTLEWPYPVSGGGPPSSVTCVHTPTFVDPAPFTIPLQGPNYMYLVTKDASNDHSIATNIYYSFTQNSC; translated from the exons ATGTGGAGTATTCAGGTGCTactgacagtgatggtggtgtggcgtcCACCATTGTCTTACAGTCTTCAGTACTCTGAGAATACCAGAGCAGACCGCTTCC TGTCGTTGTTCACGGTGGTGAGGTTCAAGAACAGTGAGTGCAAGAGCCTGGGCAGCGACGTGGGTATCTGTTATTCATACCCTGAGTGTCGTCGGGGCGGCGGGCACGGCTCTGGCCACTGTGCTGAGGGGTACGGCTCCTGCTGCATCA CCACACTTGGGTGTTCCTCTAGCACCTCCAACAACTGCACCTACGTGGAGAGTCCTGGCTACCCGTCCACCTTCAACGACGCTGCCACCTGTACTCACACCATCACCTTCCCTGCTAATGTCTGCCAGGTCAG GATGGACGTAGTGGAGGTGGATCTGGCTCCTCCCACCACCCAGGGTAACTGTATCGACGACGGGCTCACCTTCTCCCAGGACATTAAGTGGGAGAAAGTGTGTGGCACCACCACCGACACCCACT TTTACCTGGATGTGGATTCGAGTGTGAGCACCTCCCTCACTCTGACCTTCAACACGGGCACCGCCTCCTACCCTCGCAAGTGGAAGGTCAGGCTATGTCAGATTTGCTGCGACCAGATCTCCTTAG CTCCCTCTGGGTGCGGCCAATACTTCACCGTCCCCGCCGGGACCATTAAGGGCTGGAACTACGGAGGGATCTACCTATCAGGCCAGAACTACGCCATCTGCGTCCGGAGGGAACTCAATAAGTGCTCG ACGACCTACCAGGACCTGAGGGATAGTAAGTTTGTGCCCATCTGTGGGGACACCTTGGAGTGgccctatcctgtgagtggaggtGGCCCTCCTTCCTCTGTGACCTGCGTCCACACTCCGACCTTCGTGGATCCT GCGCCGTTTACAATACCGTTACAAGGCCCCAACTACATGTACCTGGTGACCAAGGACGCCTCCAACGACCACTCTATTGCCACCAACAtctactacagcttcacccagaaCTCCTGCTGA
- the LOC123746254 gene encoding dentin sialophosphoprotein codes for MADGAHRALTETSNKIWLEDMLKSMNLVAMDAKHDQLSIDLLIIINSCIAIFIVVNMGIFLIFLLQQKEMQDAMLTRGKKRRMMAKKEAAYMYLKPSKFCQTIFPEPLYATPPDSHYSKISSDYAFYENADFLEQQQQATPHSMAPVSSRLTPGKSLGASDSSNLWLRVRSTLTGNYSDYRDTASSQPNSSRATSDSKHLDDNRSSGRQPPSRSDSNPAVSSNRCDCDNYINSSSSSPNNRSTDNHSSDNRSGDNRSSDNRSGEHRSSDHRSSDNRGSDNRSSDNRSSDNHSSEHRSSDNDYVNA; via the exons ATGGCGGACGGTGCTCACAGGGCCCTCACAGAGACCTCAAATAAGATATGGCTGGAGGACATGCTCAAGTCCATGAACCTTGTGGCTATGGACGCCAAG CACGACCAGTTATCCATCGACTTGCTGATAATAATTAACTCTTGCATCGCCATCTTCATCGTCGTCAACATGGGCATCTTCCTCATCTTTCTTCTGCAACAGAAGGAGATGCAAGACGCAA TGTTGACTAGGGGTAAAAAGCGACGGATGATGGCGAAGAAGGAGGCGGCTTACATGTACTTGAAACCCAGCAAGTTTTGCCAGACAATCTTCCCTGAG CCGCTCTACGCCACACCGCCAGACAGCCACTACTCCAAGATCTCCAGCGACTATGCCTTCTACGAGAACGCCGACTTCCTGGAACAGCAGCAACAGGCTACGCCTCACAGCATGGCTCCCGTCTCCTCCAGACTGACACCCG GCAAATCGTTGGGCGCTTCAGACTCGTCCAACTTGTGGCTGAGGGTCCGCAGCACGCTCACTGGGAACTACTCCGACTACCGCGACACCGCCAGCAGCCAGCCTAACAGCAGCAGAGCTACCAGTGACAGCAAACACCTTGACGACAACAGGAGCAGCGGCAGACAACCTCCCAGCAGGAGTGACAGCAATCCGGCTGTCAGCAGCAACCGTTGTGACTGTGATAATTACatcaatagtagtagtagtagccccAACAACCGCAGCACTGACAACCACAGCAGTGACAACCGCAGCGGTGACAACCGCAGCAGTGACAACCGCAGCGGTGAACACCGCAGCAGTGACCACCGCAGCAGTGACAACCGCGGCAGTGACAACCGCAGCAGTGACAACCGCAGCAGTGACAACCACAGCAGTGAACACCGCAGCAGTGACAACGACTACGTCAATGCCTGA